Proteins encoded by one window of Aspergillus chevalieri M1 DNA, chromosome 6, nearly complete sequence:
- a CDS encoding putative TFIIIC transcription initiation factor complex subunits Tfc3 (COG:K;~EggNog:ENOG410PQ6G;~InterPro:IPR007309,IPR035625;~PFAM:PF04182): protein MARSLQELIDYLLAEIALCGDQGASLPDILNFTTAFYAKAAQDASQKTHTVDRRFQAKVWSWLTRHPEVSVGKNREGNHLTFDDAERLSQNADADGPMGDAPRVFVTEERTWLAVAGHEPDETKILPTEFALLSIIAASKSSGVVQTELVRLSGQDKRSVPKRTDRLQAKGYIQKRPFQFRSIRTSLCILPQFSKPEYMAEAPTNRGAEATDRVIDFDVFTDRLFEILKQHGIIAREDLKKILGFSDRWRWKVLSRALRKFERIGVLKRVKAMSQYKDTMNNSYPCVKLLREPSEKDLELFHLFSRNLMGQKEDDADEPDEDLEEEAGRNQTSEGTLGMIKREDNVEESGRALPIWTPDRNLHHMIFNVIDAAGANGINNFGIVRICFGGFFRRPLENALGRLVECWQLSQPPHLRHLAIVRDTVLHRTQAMYVYYSATTYRNLVEAGEAAWEAVEYSSKNANGRIPPVDVVPKLDEYGFPLAGPSKELVKKGNASLLECMAIGKPQDYNRSFSDPVAVQLEDGSYAFQIGTQKRANPPPERDSQPSAPRGRPKKEPKQEIQEDINMDTVTADNGNTEAEVVQAKRPKKPRVKADRFKGMSEKEKLEALGMDETWTEYNILLMERPNPGVYATPRGRRRPVGKARGRPRTSQLVVFRSPRLVSFPWFMEETEAEAEAMEGIAETGEDAAPETPSRLPGGETPIATPVTNGPAIEDTATPITISRGIKRAFHEGQPVDGEPSPVAATRRGRPPKQRRKNDEDNTDMQDAPATSQDQHGPRNRDIDTAEHPVKRKRLPSLAEPERAAVEMQEPSRSAENKASRRQPKKPRHENEPALQNGTNSAVPISKTPQPLSQLGPRSGGEEGFEERQTLANEAQIVGAMVVNHDGPSNVDQPHAAADTTTEPRKKRNKKGRTDIGGSVAVLRKQVLTEIVDKAGGAYPMGSELWYPFATAWMKTKYREKPDMRTLRTSVKHLVDAGKLRQLTFSGRDDKGVMITKSIITKPELPPSHPTVRDMQQKMLSAGTRFYFPPNSDIHPDIIKGSNGLIKREHRPITQIPVETGLTVQLQQKPNYVLAKERKIQRQFWEMFENEFVETNEPRAGRLMTIRRPGHGSSANNMTSIARPRSMAVGEGILRRAGEIKRLRTAVSCLPPYAMFMNATQTFHAASGTFGTEPGVAARRPVLRKKPPSLSIPLYTMFMNPRQVFNATTGTFGTHAGAAPRRGRRMYDPPDSLDALFAQREPPALETAEITDPVDQFFRESNDLLRWELENEDFFNEKRDRLEYFNRTVPGSFDSEPIRRNIRFDIDRRTERAIPREREPVATRRATKQVTKPVTRQPTRQPTRQATRAPPERRLEKLTDLSTPGSHKASPKQPIRRNRIVHTLPPEFVQRMIASIVAVRVLAGGLEAKNVDWPLVAKCFPKHEGQFIHERGKSILSRNRLQVAKMQSDFQERFIEAYATDKVPRIDYDNLDGYDWEGVVDWAQAQLDIPSTEKLPNLPATKAQFDSVFELREEPPPALEEVYHGINSVTLNRKRTLIAGVPFAEPLRPKHKYKHTTTRNQRKANLDRLEIAKTWIRANIVTPQESYNATEARKSLERFGEPLIQNAVQALMTERVIMMGNGGRITPGRNYDITEVFVTTLRRRAIESSQLRRAAEFKSTILDPAFREQGSLEVNYTADDGDILALINLAAHRKIILKPRDPPREKFGLTDGGYLTRLIDKQKMRFVVQITPAKDNYIFGNPIEPQLSSTPPPTLPQTPSDKIPKIPVWLDIHGNFFKLLWDLVAGAVVGCVATRPGISAAGVASMMKPTVGAWEVQVMLEWLERVGIVTRPNRKGGSDVYRGEKHGQPGWVVDEWWWMVTGS, encoded by the exons ATGGCCCGCAGTCTCCAAGAACTGATCGATTACTTACTGGCAGAGATTGCTCTCTGTGGTGACCAAG GGGCTTCTCTACCTGATATTCTAAATTTCACCACCGCATTCTACGCCAAAGCAGCGCAGGATGCATCCCAAAAGACACATACTGTCGACCGTCGCTTCCAGGCCAAGGTCTGGTCCTGGTTAACAAGGCATCCAGAGGTCTCCGTAGGCAAGAATCGTGAGGGAAATCACCTCACTTTTGATGATGCAGAACGCCTCAGCCAGAATGCGGACGCGGATGGCCCGATGGGCGATGCTCCTCGAGTCTTCGTCACGGAGGAGCGAACCTGGCTTGCGGTCGCTGGTCATGAACCGGACGAGACCAAGATTTTACCTACGGAGTTTGCCCTTCTATCTATCATTGCGGCCAGTAAATCCAGTGGAGTTGTCCAAACAGAATTGGTAAGACTCAGTGGCCAGGATAAACGGTCAGTACCGAAGCGGACAGATAGGTTGCAGGCCAAAGGATACATTCAGAAACGGCCCTTCCAGTTCAGGTCTATACGGACAAGTTTGTGTATTTTGCCCCAATTCTCAAAACCAGAGTATATGGCCGAAGCACCGACAAATCGGGGTGCTGAAGCAACGGATCGCGTTATCGATTTCGATGTCTTCACTGATAGACTGTTTGAGATTCTCAAACAACACGGGATAATTGCTCGCGAGGATCTCAAAAAGATTCTTGGTTTCTCTGACCGGTGGCGCTGGAAGGTGCTTTCCCGTGCACTGCGCAAGTTTGAACGCATTGGTGTCTTGAAACGGGTCAAGGCGATGTCACAGTACAAAGACACGATGAACAACTCATATCCATGCGTCAAGCTTCTACGGGAACCTTCAGAAAAAGACCTCGAATTGTTCCACCTTTTTAGCCGCAATCTTATGGGCCAGAAAGAGGACGACGCGGACGAGCCAGACGAAGatctggaggaggaagcAGGAAGAAATCAGACTAGTGAAGGCACGCTTGGCATGATCAAACGCGAAGACAATGTTGAGGAATCTGGCCGGGCTCTGCCCATTTGGACACCGGATCGCAATCTTCATCATATGATCTTCAACGTTATTGATGCAGCAGGGGCAAATGGCATCAACAACTTT GGTATTGTCCGGATTTGCTTCGGGGGCTTCTTCCGTAGACCTCTAGAGAACGCATTGGGCCGTCTTGTTGAATGTTGGCAGCTTTCGCAACCTCCACACTTGCGCCATTTGGCTATCGTCAGAGACACGGTTCTTCACCGGACCCAAGCCATGTACGTCTACTACTCCGCCACGACCTATAGAAACCTTGTCGAGGCAGGAGAAGCAGCATGGGAGGCTGTTGAATACTCCTCCAAGAATGCCAATGGGCGTATACCGCCCGTCGATGTGGTTCCTAAGCTGGATGAATATGGATTCCCTTTGGCGGGCCCTTCAAAGGAATTAGTCAAAAAAGGCAACGCTAGCCTCCTGGAATGCATGGCTATTGGCAAACCCCAGGATTATAATCGTTCATTTAGCGATCCTGTTGCTGTGCAATTGGAAGACGGCAGCTATGCATTTCAAATCGGAACCCAGAAGCGTGCAAATCCCCCACCGGAGAGAGATAGCCAGCCTAGTGCTCCCCGTGGGCGTCCCAAGAAGGAACCAAAGCAAGAGATCCAAGAAGACATCAACATGGATACGGTCACAGCTGATAACGGAAACACAGAGGCGGAGGTCGTCCAGGCCAAACGTCCAAAGAAACCAAGAGTTAAAGCAGACCGATTTAAAGGCATGTCCGAGAAGGAAAAACTCGAGGCTTTGGGTATGGATGAGACGTGGACCGAGTATAATATTCTCCTAATGGAGCGCCCGAATCCTGGGGTTTACGCTACGCCGCGCGGTCGACGGAGGCCGGTTGGCAAAGCTCGAGGACGCCCAAGAACTAGTCAACTTGTCGTTTTCAGATCCCCAAGGCTGGTGTCGTTTCCATGGTTCATGGAAGAGAccgaggctgaggctgaggccATGGAAGGGATTGCGGAAACCGGGGAGGATGCAGCTCCCGAGACTCCATCTCGACTACCCGGCGGAGAAACTCCTATTGCTACTCCGGTTACCAATGGACCTGCAATTGAGGACACTGCCACGCCTATCACTATTTCAAGAGGAATTAAGAGGGCCTTCCACGAAGGCCAGCCTGTGGATGGAGAACCGTCCCCTGTAGCTGCAACACGGAGGGGACGACCACCAAAGCAAAGACGCAAGAACGACGAGGATAATACAGACATGCAAGATGCCCCAGCCACGTCGCAAGATCAACATGGCCCTAGAAATCGTGATATCGATACAGCCGAACATCCAGTCAAACGCAAACGCTTACCATCACTTGCCGAACCCGAACGGGCTGCCGTGGAGATGCAAGAGCCGAGCCGGTCAGCTGAGAATAAGGCTAGTAGAAGACAGCCAAAGAAACCGCGACATGAAAACGAACCTGCTTTACAAAATGGAACTAATTCTGCTGTTCCGATATCAAAAACGCCTCAACCCTTGAGTCAGTTAGGACCACGGTCTGGTGGCGAAGAAGGCTTTGAAGAACGCCAGACTCTGGCTAATGAAGCACAAATAGTCGGCGCTATGGTTGTTAACCATGATGGACCTTCGAATGTTGATCAGCCACATGCCGCAGCAGATACTACTACAGAGCCCCGCAAAAAGCGAAACAAGAAAGGCCGCACGGATATAGGCGGCTCCGTGGCAGTCCTACGGAAGCAGGTTCTCACAGAAATTGTCGACAAGGCTGGAGGGGCCTATCCAATGGGTAGTGAACTCTGGTATCCATTTGCAACCGCATGGATGAAGACAAAGTACAGAGAAAAGCCCGATATGCGCACTCTCCGGACCTCAGTCAAGCATTTGGTTGATGCGGGCAAACTTCGCCAACTAACCTTCAGTGGCCGCGATGATAAGGGCGTGATGATCACGAAGAGTATCATCACGAAGCCTGAACTCCCGCCAAGTCACCCAACGGTTAGGGACATGCAGCAGAAAATGTTGTCGGCAGGAACGCGATTTTACTTCCCTCCAAACAGCGATATTCACCCGGACATCATTAAGGGTAGTAACGGATTGATCAAACGCGAACATAGACCGATTACCCAGATCCCGGTTGAGACCGGTTTAACGGTGCAACTGCAGCAAAAGCCAAACTACGTCTTGgcgaaggaaaggaagatcCAAAGACAGTTCTGGGAAATGTTCGAGAACGAATTTGTTGAAACCAATGAGCCTAGAGCCGGGCGGTTGATGACAATCCGCCGTCCAGGACATGGTTCATCAGCAAACAACATGACTTCGATCGCTAGGCCCCGTAGCATGGCCGTCGGTGAAGGTATCTTGAGGAGAGCCGGTGAAATCAAAAGGCTCCGGACTGCTGTCTCGTGCTTGCCACCTTATGCTATGTTCATGAACGCCACGCAGACATTCCACGCAGCCAGTGGGACATTCGGGACTGAGCCTGGCGTTGCAGCTCGCCGGCCGGTGCTGCGGAAGAAGCCACCTTCCTTGTCTATCCCTCTTTATACTATGTTCATGAATCCAAGACAGGTGTTCAATGCAACCACGGGGACGTTCGGGACACACGCAGGTGCCGCACCTCGCCGCGGAAGACGGATGTATGACCCACCGGACTCACTCGATGCACTATTTGCTCAGAGAGAACCGCCTGCCTTGGAAACGGCAGAAATCACAGACCCAGTCGACCAGTTTTTCAGAGAAAGCAACGACCTTCTCAGATGGGAGCTCGAGAACGAGGACTTCTTCAATGAGAAGCGTGATCGTCTTGAGTACTTCAACCGAACCGTCCCAGGCTCCTTCGATAGTGAACCAATCAGACGGAACATCCGTTTCGATATAGATCGACGAACAGAACGGGCGATTCCACGCGAGCGCGAGCCTGTGGCTACAAGACGGGCTACGAAACAGGTTACGAAACCAGTTACAAGACAGCCTACACGACAGCCTACAAGACAGGCGACTCGAGCCCCGCCGGAGCGTCGTCTCGAGAAATTGACGGACCTTTCAACACCTGGCTCCCACAAGGCCTCCCCCAAGCAACCCATCCGCCGCAACCGCATAGTGCACACGCTTCCCCCAGAGTTCGTGCAAAGAATGATCGCTTCAATCGTAGCCGTTCGGGTGCTGGCAGGTGGCCTGGAAGCGAAGAACGTCGACTGGCCACTCGTAGCAAAATGTTTCCCAAAACACGAGGGACAGTTCATACATGAGCGCGGCAAATCTATTCTCAGCAGAAACAGGCTGCAGGTCGCCAAGATGCAGAGCGACTTCCAGGAGCGGTTCATCGAGGCGTACGCCACTGATAAAGTCCCGCGCATCGACTACGATAATCTCGACGGCTATGATTGGGAGGGAGTGGTAGACTGGGCACAGGCACAGCTAGATATCCCATCAACAGAGAAACTGCCCAACCTCCCCGCAACCAAGGCCCAATTCGACAGCGTCTTCGAACTTCGCGAAGAACCACCGCCCGCCCTCGAAGAAGTCTACCACGGCATCAACTCGGTAACCCTGAACCGCAAACGCACCCTCATCGCCGGAGTCCCCTTCGCCGAACCCCTCCGCCCCAAGCACAAATATAAACATACCACAACCCGGAACCAGCGCAAAGCAAACCTCGACCGTCTCGAAATCGCCAAAACATGGATCCGCGCGAACATCGTCACTCCGCAGGAATCCTACAACGCCACCGAAGCGCGCAAATCCCTCGAACGCTTCGGCGAACCGCTCATCCAAAACGCTGTCCAAGCACTCATGACCGAGCGCGTGATAATGATGGGTAACGGTGGCCGCATCACGCCGGGCCGGAACTACGATATCACAGAGGTGTTTGTCACGACGTTGCGACGGCGGGCTATCGAAAGTAGTCAGTTACGACGGGCTGCGGAGTTCAAATCCACGATTCTTGATCCTGCGTTCCGTGAACAAGGTAGTCTTGAGGTGAATTATACTGCCGACGACGGCGACATACTAGCCCTGATTAACCTCGCCGCGCACCGCAAAATCATCCTCAAACCGCGCGACCCACCACGAGAGAAATTCGGCCTCACAGATGGCGGTTACCTAACCCGCCTAATCGACAAACAAAAAATGCGCTTCGTCGTACAAATCACCCCCGCCAAAGACAACTATATCTTTGGAAACCCCATCGAACCCCAACTCTCCTCAACACCGCCACCAACCCTCCCCCAAACCCCCTCTGATAAAATCCCCAAAATACCCGTCTGGCTCGACATCCACGGCAACTTCTTCAAGTTACTCTGGGATCTTGTTGCAGGTGCTGTGGTTGGTTGTGTGGCGACGAGGCCGGGTATTAGCGCGGCGGGTGTGGCGAGTATGATGAAGCCGACTGTTGGGGCGTGGGAGGTGCAGGTTATGCTGGAGTGGTTGGAGAGGGTTGGTATTGTGACGAGGCCAAATAGGAAGGGTGGTAGTGATGTATATCGGGGCGAGAAGCATGGGCAACCGGGGTGGGTTGTTGAcgagtggtggtggatggtgACTGGTAGTTAG
- a CDS encoding uncharacterized protein (COG:S;~EggNog:ENOG410PN83;~TransMembrane:6 (i29-53o59-78i99-119o131-153i218-236o242-266i);~antiSMASH:Cluster_6.2) → MEEGTASSIPSEPPPLPYSLRDRKKSITIFWTIFIIDTLGQPLALYWALWYATDLSHNVVFSIVTASLGGVSVFEYFYRLYNLFRKNSRARPLNARKSWLDFFQINFTIVWLILAVELIVGTVPEEPYVRLVAMVLPTVMFYFGGVHLSLDVLRACGYKAPFRISSTPKGSVMPTALYVLIEDVVAVDGGGGQVYRYALRTRYLSSPYFRRMLFEMNCFWGGGSVIFAAAITAIIFTTPRPIAYTLGWTLPFVWAAVWTCITIPWVQSDLRREKEAWREGRVQGGVPFTDDIAAPTARTRFRSVQENLPHLLPWVREKQSNPSSPSEGESPPPPATQ, encoded by the exons ATGGAAGAAGGAACCGCTTCCTCGATCCCTTCCGAGCCTCCTCCGCTCCCATACTCGTTGCGAGACCGGAAGAAGTCCATCACCATCTTCTGGACAATCTTCATCATTGATACTTTGGGTCAGCCGCTGGCGCTTTACTGGGCACTGTGGTATGCTACGGATCTGTCGCACAATGTCG TCTTCTCCATTGTCACCGCGTCGTTAGGAGGTGTCTCCGTGTTCGAATACTTTTATCGGCTCTACAATTTGTTCCGGAAAAATTCTCGCGCACGGCCGCTGAACGCCAGGAAGTCATGG TTGGATTTCTTCCAAATTAACTTTACCATTGTTTGGTTGATCCTCGCGGTCGAACTCATAGT TGGGACGGTACCTGAGGAACCGTACG TCCGCCTTGTTGCTATGGTCCTACCAACCGTCATGTTCTATTTCGGTGGCGTTCACCTATCCCTCGACGTTCTTCGCGCCTGTGGCTACAAAGCCCCGTTCCGCATTTCTTCGACTCCCAAAGGATCAGTGATGCCAACCGCTTTATATGTTCTAATTGAAGATGTAGTCGCCGTCGACGGAGGCGGTGGCCAAGTATACCGATACGCTTTGCGAACCCGATACCTGTCCAGCCCGTACTTCCGACGGATGTTGTTTGAAATGAATTGCTTCTGGGGCGGTGGCTCCGTGATATTCGCGGCTGCCATAACCGCGATTATATTCACCACACCCAGGCCAATTGCTTACACC CTGGGATGGACTCTACCATTCGTATGGGCCGCAGTATGGACCTGCATCACCATCCCATGGGTTCAAAGTGACCTTCGTCGTGAGAAGGAGGCCTGGCGCGAGGGTCGGGTCCAGGGAGGCGTTCCCTTCACCGACGACATCGCCGCGCCAACCGCCCGGACTCGCTTCCGCTCCGTCCAGGAGAACTTACCTCATCTTCTGCCCTGGGTTCGCGAGAAACAGTCGAACCCATCATCACCTTCGGAAGGCGAatcacctccgcctccggcTACTCAATGA
- a CDS encoding uncharacterized protein (COG:T;~EggNog:ENOG410PM5P;~antiSMASH:Cluster_6.2) has translation MLPGKDLKSDNFLIASEDPATLENYIRDQEANPPNEMSAGRPIFESRPDFGPLKKGVRQVKISDFSAAVFGNGPVSHRNDIQP, from the coding sequence ATGTTACCCGGCAAAGACCTCAAATCAGATAACTTCCTCATTGCCTCCGAAGACCCCGCCACTCTTGAAAACTATATCCGTGACCAAGAAGCCAACCCTCCAAATGAAATGTCTGCAGGCCGTCCTATCTTCGAGTCACGGCCTGACTTTGGTCCTTTAAAGAAGGGGGTGAGACAGGTCAAAATCAGCGACTTCAGTGCTGCGGTTTTTGGAAATGGTCCGGTTTCGCACAGAAATGATATTCAGCCGTAG